Within the Dolichospermum compactum NIES-806 genome, the region GTTGTGAGTTGGGGATTTTCTTTATATCCAAAACCAATGGGAATTCTCAGATTAAATAAATCCTTACTATCGGCTTTAGCTTGGGTTTGGGTGACAGTCACCTTCGCTAAATTTGCGTCACCATCCCAGGCATAAGCTACTTTAAAGTCAGGATGACCACCACGATAGACATATTGATCAAACAGGAAAGCTAAATTGCGTCCTGTGGCTTTTTCAATCGCTCTTAATAAGTCTATCGTTTCTACAGTTTGGTGAGCGTTGTCTTGAACAAAGGTTTGGACAGCTTGCCAAAATAACTCATCGCCCAATTCTGCGCGAATCATGTGATAAACACAAGATCCTTTTTCATAAATGTGGCGATCGTAAAGCTCGATCGCTTCCCGATAAACATGAGTTACCATTGGTCTACGGTAGCGACTGCTATCTTCACTAAAATAACTCCGCGCTTCCGATAACCGATAATATGCAGCTTCTTGGTCGCCATATTCCCGTTGGGTCCACATTACCTCCGAATAGGAAGCCATCCCTTCCTTAATCCAAGCATGGGACCAATGTTTAATTACCACCAAATCCCCGAACCATTGGTGGGCGAGTTCATGGACAACCAAACTTTCGGTATTGCGATTATCTAATATTGCCCGTTCGTCTAATAAACAGCGGTCAGTGAGGAGAGTCGTGGAAGTGTTTTCCATACCTCCAAAAATAAAATCATCTACACAAACTTGGGCATATTTGGGGAAAGCGTAGGGATAACCATACTTTTCGCTCAAAAATTCGATCATTTGGGGAGTTTTGCCCATGCTGCGTTTAGCATCTGCTTCTCGTCCCTTTTCAACGTAATAGGTAACAGCTTTACCATGCCACTCGTCCCGAATTTCGGCAAAATCGCCCACTGCCAATGTCATCAAATAGGTAGGATGAATTTGTTGTTGGGACCAATGGTAGGTTGTGTATTTTGCCTCTTCTACGCTGTCAATGAGTTCACCATTGGAGATAGCAACTAAGGGTTGAGGAATGCGGACGCGAATTTCTGATGTTGATAACTGTCCAGGGTAGTCGAAACAAGGAAACCAATAGCGAGAATCTTCGTCTTCTCCTTGTGTCCAGACTTGGGTGGGTTTGTGGGGGTAGTGTTTGTCTGGTTGAATGAAGTAAATGCCCCGTTGGGGTTTTTCGGCGGCGTAAGCGATCGCAATTAACAAACGATGACCAATTTCTGTAGGCTGTGATAGGTAAATACAAAGCTGTTCGCCATCATATTCAAACTTTTGTGTAACTTCGTTTACCTGTACTGACTCAATCTTCAAATTGACAGCATCCAAAGTCAACCTATCAATCCCATTCCGCACTGGCAATAGGCGAATACTACAACTTCCGTAGCAACTTTGGTTCGGGATATCCAAATTCAGATCCAGAAAAATATGTTCTACCTGTCCAGGTCGGTCAGGGTTATAGTGTGGTTTTGCCCCCGGTAATTCAAAACGCTTGTGTCCGGTTTTTTCAGTATCAAAATAAAACTGCAACATTTATTATTTCTAGCCTTCTAATCCTAAAACATTTAATGGGATGTAAGTCATACAAATACAGAAGTGTAGCGTAGTATGACATTTTTTGCCTGTTTGATTCTGGTAACGTCGGCACTACCTGAATCTACAGATTGACAAAGCTGATTTAGCTACTGTTGTCACACTTAATAACTTAAGTATGTAACTCTTCTCTGCCTCTGTTCCAGAGGGTATTCATCCGTGATCCATAATTATTGATTACAAATACTACTAATTTTCCATATAGTTTTAGAATAACTGGGAGGTGACAAATTGACTATTGTTTTCAAAGGAATAAAATATCATTTGCGGATTCAGTCTTGACCATAGTGGAGTATTATTTAAACCCAATTACAAATTTTTGCTGATCATAGATTTCCGATTATATCAGTAAATACCGTGAAAATAGCGGAAATTAGCGATAAAAAAGAATTCAAACATCAGAATTCATGAGAATTAAGTTTTTTCACCACTTAATTGTAAACTGTCTCTAGAAGCCGGGTATGTTCAACCATTTTATACTCAATATGCGACATCCACTGATATCAGCTAAACTCACAAAATCTGCAAAATATACTTCTTTTCATGAATTTTCGCTTAGATAAATTTCCCCAACCACCAATTAGCATTTCATTAAATCTGTTACATAATCCACAACAATAAGGAGTATTTACTAGTGTCTGCCAAAAAACCATCGTTTTTCATCCCTGTAATTGGTACTGCTGTAATTATAGCAGGGGGTATAGCAGCTTATATATATCTTAAGGGTGGTACTGATAGTTCCAACCCTTTGGGTAGTGCTAAATTAGTACCTGCAACTGCATTAATGGCAACTTATATTGACACTAATCCTGAATCTTGGAATAAGTTGCAGCAGTTTGGTACACCCCAAGCGCAGAAATTACTAGCTAAAGAGTTCCAAAATTTCAATCAACAAATGTTGAATGATAGTAAGATATCCTACGAAGCAGATATTAAACCTTGGGTTGGTGGAGTAATGATTGCGGTACTACCACCAGATGCAAAGAAAGTATCTCAGGACAACTTTCGCGCATCCGAAGCACCAAATTATTTGTTGGTGGTCGGGATTAAAGATAAACTGGCTGCCTTGAAATTTGCTAACAGATTGAAAGACCAAAAAAACGTCAAAATTCAGGAATCTGACTACAAAGGTCAAAAAATTATTGAATCTACAGGTCAAGGTCAACCGACTTATGTAACGTTTGTGAATAATGACTATTTGCTTTTAACATCCAATAAACAAGCTGTAGAAAAAGCGATTGATACTTATAAAGGCGAACCTTCTTTTGTCACTAAAGAAGGTGCAAATGATATTCTGAGCAAAGGCGTGGATGTTAAGAATGGTTTGGCGCAAATTTATGTCCCTGATTATGCCAATATGATCCAACAATTAACGGCATTTAATCCTCAATCTAAACAATTACCCCCACAAACTCTCGCGCAAATTAAGCAAGTGAAATCATTAACAGCAGGGGTGGGAATAGATGATGAAGGCTTGCGATTAAAAGCAATTGTGAATTTAGATCCCCAACTAAATAAATTCCAATATCAAGCTACTCCCGCCAAGATTGTGGGACAATTTCCTAGTGAAACTTTGGCTTTAGCCAGTGGACAAGGTATTAGTAAAAGTTGGGAAACTTTTGTGGAACAATCCAAAGATTATCCTGAATTAAATCAAGGAATTCAACAAGCGCGGACTCAACTAAAAGTTCTGCAAATTGATTTAGATAAAGATATTTTTGGCTGGATGAATGGCGAGTTTGGTTTAGGTGCAATTCAATCTAATCAAGGTTTATTAGCCAATGTGGGTTTTGGCGGTGCGTTAGTATTGGATACGAGCGATCGCAAAACTGCCGAAGCTACCTTCACCAAACTCGATAATTTTGCCAAACAGCAGTCTCTCAATGTCGCTCAAAGAAGCATTGGTGGTAAAAATGTCACAGAATGGCAAATCCCCCAACAAGGCGCTCTCGTGGCACATGGTTGGCTCAATGATAATACAGCATTTGTGGCTATTGGTGGACCTGTTGCGGAAACACTAGCAAATCGCAAAGGTGCAGCACTTGATCAAAGTGATACCTTTAAAACTGTTACAGGTTCTTTACAAAAACCTAATGGTGGTTATTTCTATTTAGATATGGATAAAACCAAAACCATAATTCAGCGTGTATCCGCTCAAAGTCAACCTTTACCTGCGGACGCTACCGCTATTCTTGATTCTATTCGTGGTGTTGGTGTGACTGTTAATAGTCCTAGTAAATCCATGACTCAAATGGAGATGTTGTTATCTCTTAAATCTGGTAAGGGGAAGTAATATCCTTTATGATTTTTTTTCACGCAGAGGCGCAGAGGCGCAGAGAGTAGTTTGTAGGGTGCGTCAGTCCCGATAATTTGGTAAAAAAACAGATATCTTCTATCTGACGCACCTTATTCAGTGAGGTGGTTTACGCTTTTCCTAACTCTATGGAATAAGATTTCTAGAATAATTGACCGCACGATAATTCCAACAATACCTGCGGAATGTGGGATTTAGGGGATTTAGACTTAACTTTTCACAAATACATATAATAGTTGAATGGAATCCCGAAAAAGCTAAAAGCAATTTACAAAAACACGGAATCAGTTTTTCTGATGCTGAGGCTGTGTTGTTCGATCCTTATGCACTTTCCTTTGAAGATCAATCAGCAAAAGGTGAACAGCGATTTATTATTATGGGGATGGATCACCTTTGGCGGTTGCTAGTAGTAGTCTATACCTATCGAGGTGATAACATTCGCTTAATTTCTGCCCGTCCTGCTACTCCTAAGGAGAGACGTGAATATGAAACCGGAATATGATTTTGATCAGGCTAAACGGGGTGCGATTATCCCACAACAAGGTAAAACTCGTATTACCATCTATATTGATGATGATATTTTGGAAGCGTTTAGACAAAAAGGAGACGCTGAAGGGAAAGGTTATCAAACAATGATGAACCAAGCGTTACGAGAATATCTTGATCAAGCCAAACCCCCCTTAGATGAAGATACACTACGCCGAGTTTTTCAAGAAGAACTGCGGGCTGTAACTTTTGTCAGTTAAGTTTATGATTAATTGAACGCGGATAAACGCAG harbors:
- a CDS encoding M1 family metallopeptidase, whose translation is MLQFYFDTEKTGHKRFELPGAKPHYNPDRPGQVEHIFLDLNLDIPNQSCYGSCSIRLLPVRNGIDRLTLDAVNLKIESVQVNEVTQKFEYDGEQLCIYLSQPTEIGHRLLIAIAYAAEKPQRGIYFIQPDKHYPHKPTQVWTQGEDEDSRYWFPCFDYPGQLSTSEIRVRIPQPLVAISNGELIDSVEEAKYTTYHWSQQQIHPTYLMTLAVGDFAEIRDEWHGKAVTYYVEKGREADAKRSMGKTPQMIEFLSEKYGYPYAFPKYAQVCVDDFIFGGMENTSTTLLTDRCLLDERAILDNRNTESLVVHELAHQWFGDLVVIKHWSHAWIKEGMASYSEVMWTQREYGDQEAAYYRLSEARSYFSEDSSRYRRPMVTHVYREAIELYDRHIYEKGSCVYHMIRAELGDELFWQAVQTFVQDNAHQTVETIDLLRAIEKATGRNLAFLFDQYVYRGGHPDFKVAYAWDGDANLAKVTVTQTQAKADSKDLFNLRIPIGFGYKENPQLTTFTVRVHEKEQSFYFPLTQKPDFISFDVGNNYLKTVTLEYPISELKAQLEFDPHPISRIYAAEALAKKGGLEATLALSSALKNDSFWGVRVEVAKELAEIQLDQAFDGLVAGLNDPSPFVRRAVISSLSQIKTHNSYKAVKSFVQDGDASYYVEAAACRTIAAIAAAHLEDKPHEDKVINLLKSVLEERAGWNEVVRSGAVAGLSEFKSSETALNLLLEYTKSGIPQPLRLSAIRAVGKISTGQTPANIERILDRLAEIARETFFLTQVAVLTALGQMETPKAIGILQSLANQTADGRVRRYAEEEVSKVQKNIGTDKTLKQLREELDQIKQQNQELKSRLENLEAKSK
- a CDS encoding DUF3352 domain-containing protein; its protein translation is MSAKKPSFFIPVIGTAVIIAGGIAAYIYLKGGTDSSNPLGSAKLVPATALMATYIDTNPESWNKLQQFGTPQAQKLLAKEFQNFNQQMLNDSKISYEADIKPWVGGVMIAVLPPDAKKVSQDNFRASEAPNYLLVVGIKDKLAALKFANRLKDQKNVKIQESDYKGQKIIESTGQGQPTYVTFVNNDYLLLTSNKQAVEKAIDTYKGEPSFVTKEGANDILSKGVDVKNGLAQIYVPDYANMIQQLTAFNPQSKQLPPQTLAQIKQVKSLTAGVGIDDEGLRLKAIVNLDPQLNKFQYQATPAKIVGQFPSETLALASGQGISKSWETFVEQSKDYPELNQGIQQARTQLKVLQIDLDKDIFGWMNGEFGLGAIQSNQGLLANVGFGGALVLDTSDRKTAEATFTKLDNFAKQQSLNVAQRSIGGKNVTEWQIPQQGALVAHGWLNDNTAFVAIGGPVAETLANRKGAALDQSDTFKTVTGSLQKPNGGYFYLDMDKTKTIIQRVSAQSQPLPADATAILDSIRGVGVTVNSPSKSMTQMEMLLSLKSGKGK
- a CDS encoding BrnT family toxin — encoded protein: MGFRGFRLNFSQIHIIVEWNPEKAKSNLQKHGISFSDAEAVLFDPYALSFEDQSAKGEQRFIIMGMDHLWRLLVVVYTYRGDNIRLISARPATPKERREYETGI
- a CDS encoding BrnA antitoxin family protein, which codes for MKPEYDFDQAKRGAIIPQQGKTRITIYIDDDILEAFRQKGDAEGKGYQTMMNQALREYLDQAKPPLDEDTLRRVFQEELRAVTFVS